The Moorena sp. SIOASIH genome includes a window with the following:
- a CDS encoding peptide chain release factor 1, with the protein MNNPWRNFKQQPWLPLSKVAALTTVLVVALENLLIWVLTQSEIFRPVSVLLFSRPLAIIWFMAAAVGVGVLGVYICERWQSQVFLKTSSLWALVLCLIVGLLLKSQLPIPFGLVGFSMDSVIGVILGVFWKGRRYWRYWN; encoded by the coding sequence ATGAATAACCCTTGGCGTAATTTTAAGCAACAGCCTTGGCTACCTCTGTCCAAAGTAGCTGCCTTAACCACTGTGCTGGTAGTTGCTCTAGAGAACCTGTTGATATGGGTCTTGACTCAATCAGAAATTTTCCGTCCCGTCTCGGTGCTACTATTTTCTAGACCCCTAGCAATCATCTGGTTTATGGCTGCGGCTGTAGGAGTTGGAGTGTTAGGAGTTTATATTTGTGAACGTTGGCAGTCTCAGGTATTCCTGAAGACCTCTAGTCTTTGGGCTTTAGTGTTGTGCCTTATCGTCGGTTTATTGCTCAAGTCCCAACTGCCCATCCCTTTTGGGTTAGTTGGGTTTTCCATGGATTCTGTGATTGGAGTAATCCTAGGGGTATTTTGGAAAGGTCGTCGTTACTGGCGTTATTGGAATTAA
- a CDS encoding LamG-like jellyroll fold domain-containing protein, with product MFTPDPTDLVAEYLFETPTDTRVIRNTANPGTLDGMIQHDPDAHPLAPSADVPPGFVGSASLNYNVLRRLSDSGESPQMSFAQYVEVPNFPDLANLTVETWVKVDYIKANPAFTDPPQGTYPDGEVGFGACPQPICKGFSWYLFLSTLQTDRNLILTIIPNNVTQGLPKEADETSGSGGVVSEDIIHGGQWTHLAATFGELAPGRFIMQTYINGIQSHIEEVRDFNGNIRRIPNQTDNPIAPSPGRPLRLGQFREIQGDLDYQYSGLLAGVRIYSRALTQEQIQADYRHDICSGTGPLGKEIFRLGLLSLWLLKST from the coding sequence ATGTTTACCCCCGATCCCACAGATTTGGTAGCTGAGTATTTATTTGAGACTCCAACGGACACCAGAGTGATCAGGAACACAGCTAATCCTGGAACCCTTGACGGTATGATCCAGCACGATCCGGATGCCCATCCTCTGGCTCCCTCAGCGGATGTCCCGCCAGGGTTTGTTGGTTCAGCATCCCTGAACTATAACGTTCTCAGACGCTTATCTGATAGCGGCGAATCCCCGCAAATGTCCTTTGCACAATACGTTGAGGTTCCCAATTTCCCAGATCTGGCTAACCTGACCGTGGAAACTTGGGTTAAGGTTGATTACATCAAAGCAAACCCAGCCTTTACCGATCCTCCCCAGGGTACTTACCCTGATGGAGAAGTTGGTTTTGGAGCCTGCCCACAGCCGATATGCAAAGGATTTTCCTGGTATCTTTTCCTGAGTACTCTACAAACGGATCGCAACCTGATTCTGACTATCATCCCCAACAATGTCACCCAAGGATTACCTAAGGAAGCAGACGAAACTAGCGGCAGTGGTGGTGTAGTCAGTGAGGATATCATCCATGGTGGTCAATGGACCCATCTCGCTGCAACCTTTGGTGAACTGGCTCCCGGTAGGTTTATCATGCAGACCTACATTAATGGCATCCAAAGCCACATCGAAGAAGTTCGAGACTTTAACGGCAACATCCGTCGGATTCCCAATCAGACTGACAACCCGATAGCCCCTTCCCCTGGTAGACCCCTAAGGCTGGGGCAATTCCGTGAGATTCAAGGCGACCTTGACTATCAGTACTCGGGACTTTTGGCTGGTGTACGAATTTACAGTCGGGCTTTGACTCAGGAACAAATTCAAGCTGATTACAGGCATGACATCTGTTCAGGTACAGGACCATTAGGGAAAGAAATCTTCAGACTGGGCTTACTTAGTCTATGGCTGTTGAAGTCTACTTGA
- a CDS encoding Rpn family recombination-promoting nuclease/putative transposase, whose amino-acid sequence MTYDSTLKYLVEQYPQAFTRWLWNQQPAEDIEILNTELSTEPIRADALFFVRVADAILHLEFQTLPQSEPPLPLRMLDYWVRLYRQYRCDIEQVIIFLKPSRLAGVFVNQFTERNLSFRYRVIRIWECDPQALLTTPGLLPLAVLAQAEVPETLLSQVAAKIDMIEDRQQQRNLSACVQLLAGVKFDEQLIQAYFREDMMQESVVYQRIIRQGLEQGLEQGLKQGLEQGLEQGKRNEFNLIIRLINRRLGEINPQLQNQIEELSFDQLEDLGEALLDFQTEVDLTNWLNQFRDK is encoded by the coding sequence ATGACTTACGACAGTACCCTGAAATATTTAGTTGAACAATATCCCCAAGCCTTTACCCGTTGGTTGTGGAACCAGCAACCAGCAGAGGATATCGAAATTCTCAACACCGAATTGAGCACAGAGCCAATTCGAGCAGATGCCTTGTTTTTTGTGCGGGTTGCTGATGCTATTTTGCATTTGGAATTTCAAACCCTACCCCAATCTGAACCTCCTTTACCCCTGCGGATGCTGGATTATTGGGTAAGGTTGTATCGGCAGTATCGCTGTGATATTGAGCAAGTAATAATTTTCCTGAAACCAAGCCGATTAGCGGGAGTATTTGTGAATCAATTTACCGAGAGGAACCTATCCTTCCGCTACCGGGTGATTCGGATTTGGGAATGTGATCCACAAGCATTACTCACAACGCCGGGGTTACTACCCTTGGCTGTGTTAGCACAAGCAGAAGTGCCAGAAACATTGCTATCTCAGGTAGCAGCCAAAATCGATATGATTGAAGATAGACAACAGCAGCGTAACCTATCTGCTTGCGTGCAACTGTTGGCTGGGGTGAAATTTGATGAGCAGTTAATTCAAGCCTATTTTCGGGAGGATATGATGCAAGAATCAGTAGTTTATCAACGAATTATTCGCCAAGGATTAGAACAGGGATTAGAACAGGGATTAAAACAAGGATTAGAACAAGGATTAGAACAAGGAAAGCGCAATGAATTTAATTTAATTATCCGTCTAATTAACCGTCGCCTAGGTGAGATAAATCCCCAATTACAAAATCAAATTGAGGAATTATCCTTTGACCAGTTGGAAGATTTAGGAGAAGCATTGTTAGATTTTCAAACCGAGGTGGATTTGACCAATTGGTTGAACCAGTTTAGGGATAAGTAA
- a CDS encoding DUF4351 domain-containing protein translates to MQESVVYQRIIRQGLEEGKRNELNLIIRLLNRRIGEINPQLQNQIEELSFEQLEDLGEALLDFEAEVDLTNWLHQFGDK, encoded by the coding sequence ATGCAAGAGTCAGTAGTTTATCAACGGATTATTCGTCAAGGATTAGAAGAAGGAAAGCGCAATGAACTTAATTTAATTATCCGTCTACTAAACCGTCGCATAGGTGAGATAAATCCCCAATTACAAAATCAAATTGAGGAATTATCCTTTGAGCAGTTAGAGGATTTAGGAGAAGCGTTGTTAGATTTTGAAGCCGAGGTGGATTTGACCAATTGGTTGCACCAGTTTGGGGATAAGTAA
- a CDS encoding tetratricopeptide repeat protein, which translates to MIKISGCEDSEASMDVVFVHGLGGEARGTWHPQNPMNDDNFWLVWLGQEQLCLNIWSFGYDAKATNWQSNSSMPLFDLASNLLDWLHSCNLGKRPLIFITHSMGGLLVKKMLRSANNFDDYKGIIEQTKGIVFLATPHTGTHLAKLINNIGVLARTTVSVEELKSHHPQLRELNEWYRENVRSLGIATKVYYETQPVQGILVVNEDSANPGIEGVKPVAIPKHHIDLCKPESQNSLVYLGVNKFIEECLTKKQITLNSPTNISINSGTPYFVGRDDQLKQLHQELQKTDILAICAIAGMGGVGKTELALQYALRYQDNYPGGRCWFPVRGLDLGTQVVSFGRTELGLTIPDELEFNEQVRYCWRNWPEGTVLIVLDDVASFSNDYKQRIKPYLPPAESRFKVLVTSRQRPGASYRRIDLDVLSPEAALELLGKLVGQERIDKELNEAEALCKWLGYLPLGLELVGRYLDEHPTLTIAKVQKRLEKKKLAAKALLDPTEEGAITAQLGVAAAFELSWEDLNDCPEAQQLGCRLSLFAQAPFEWSLVEKCIIETEDEDDWEEAQEELEELRVREAWPTANRSLLKLNLLQLTEQQTYQLHPLIREFFLTKLAQLPEADSYKESFCQAMVAKAKEIPDTPTKEIIAAVRPAIPHLAEVATVLTDWLRDEDSPLPFFGLGRFYKGQGIYDQAELWYEQCLEITRIRLGEENPDVATSLNNLAGLYYSMGRYDQAEPLLVQALEMRMQLLGHYHPDVAQSLNNLAGLYYNQGRCHEAEPLFVKALEIRKHWLCENHPDVATSINNLASLYLLMGRYDQAEPLYTKALEIRKHWLGENHPDVADSLNNLAALYYSMGRYDQAKPLFVQILNMTKQLLGEEHPDVASSLNNLGRLYEAQGRYPEAEPLYVQALEIRKQLLGENHPDVAQSLNNLAVLYYSMGQYDQVEPLYVQALEIRKQLLGENHPDVASSLNNLAGLYYNQGLYHEAEPLYVQALEIRKQLLGENHPDVAQSLNNLALLYRSMGHYDQTEPLLVQALKIYKQLLGQDHPHVASSLHNLAFLYHAQGRYHEAEPLYVQALEIAERKLGSNHPNTVTFRKNLERLRDDLSQ; encoded by the coding sequence TTGATCAAAATCTCAGGGTGCGAGGACTCAGAAGCCAGTATGGATGTGGTGTTTGTTCACGGATTGGGAGGTGAAGCTAGAGGCACGTGGCATCCCCAGAACCCAATGAATGATGATAATTTTTGGCTAGTTTGGCTAGGACAAGAGCAACTATGCCTTAACATCTGGTCTTTTGGGTATGACGCGAAAGCAACAAACTGGCAAAGCAACAGCAGTATGCCCCTTTTCGATCTTGCTAGTAATTTATTAGATTGGTTACACAGCTGCAATCTAGGTAAGCGTCCATTAATATTTATTACTCATAGTATGGGCGGGCTTTTAGTCAAAAAGATGCTTCGTAGTGCTAATAATTTTGATGACTATAAAGGGATTATTGAGCAGACTAAAGGGATAGTATTTCTGGCTACTCCCCACACTGGGACTCATCTCGCTAAATTAATTAATAATATTGGTGTTTTAGCACGAACGACTGTAAGTGTGGAGGAACTAAAATCTCATCACCCTCAGTTACGGGAATTAAATGAGTGGTATAGAGAAAATGTTAGGAGTCTAGGAATTGCCACAAAAGTCTATTATGAAACCCAGCCTGTACAAGGGATTTTGGTTGTAAACGAAGATAGTGCCAACCCAGGCATTGAAGGAGTGAAGCCCGTTGCTATACCAAAGCACCATATTGACCTATGCAAACCAGAGTCTCAAAACAGTTTGGTCTATCTTGGTGTCAATAAATTTATTGAGGAATGCCTCACAAAAAAACAGATAACGTTAAATTCCCCGACTAACATTAGTATCAATAGTGGCACTCCCTACTTTGTCGGTAGAGACGATCAACTTAAGCAGCTCCATCAGGAACTTCAAAAAACCGATATATTAGCAATTTGTGCCATTGCCGGAATGGGCGGTGTGGGCAAAACCGAGTTAGCTCTACAATATGCTTTGAGATATCAGGATAACTACCCTGGTGGTAGGTGCTGGTTTCCAGTGCGCGGGCTAGATCTGGGGACTCAAGTTGTTAGTTTTGGGCGTACGGAATTAGGATTAACCATTCCAGATGAACTAGAGTTCAACGAGCAGGTAAGATACTGCTGGAGAAATTGGCCAGAAGGAACAGTATTGATCGTGCTGGATGATGTCGCTTCTTTCAGCAATGACTACAAACAGAGAATTAAACCCTATTTGCCTCCAGCTGAATCCCGGTTCAAAGTACTGGTCACCAGTCGTCAGCGTCCAGGGGCTTCTTACCGACGAATTGACTTGGATGTACTATCCCCAGAAGCAGCATTAGAGTTATTAGGTAAGCTTGTTGGACAAGAGCGCATTGATAAAGAACTAAACGAAGCAGAAGCGTTATGTAAATGGTTGGGGTATTTGCCTTTGGGTTTGGAGTTAGTCGGACGATATCTTGACGAACATCCGACCTTAACCATTGCTAAAGTTCAGAAACGTTTAGAGAAAAAGAAATTAGCAGCTAAGGCATTACTTGATCCCACAGAAGAAGGGGCAATTACAGCCCAGTTGGGAGTAGCAGCAGCCTTTGAGTTATCCTGGGAAGATTTGAACGATTGTCCAGAAGCCCAACAGTTGGGATGTCGTTTGAGTCTGTTTGCTCAAGCTCCTTTTGAGTGGTCACTGGTAGAGAAGTGTATTATCGAAACTGAAGATGAGGATGACTGGGAAGAAGCACAAGAAGAATTGGAAGAATTACGCGTTCGCGAAGCGTGGCCTACGGCCAATCGCAGTTTACTGAAACTGAACCTATTGCAACTGACTGAACAGCAAACCTATCAACTCCATCCACTAATTCGAGAATTTTTCCTGACCAAGCTGGCTCAATTACCAGAGGCCGATAGCTACAAGGAAAGCTTTTGTCAGGCAATGGTGGCTAAGGCAAAAGAAATTCCTGATACACCAACTAAAGAAATTATTGCAGCAGTTAGACCCGCCATCCCTCATTTAGCGGAAGTTGCCACAGTCCTAACTGACTGGCTCAGGGATGAAGATTCACCATTGCCCTTTTTTGGCTTAGGAAGATTCTATAAAGGTCAAGGTATCTATGACCAGGCTGAACTGTGGTATGAGCAATGTTTAGAGATAACTAGAATTCGCCTAGGGGAGGAGAATCCCGATGTAGCCACCAGTCTCAACAACCTGGCTGGACTCTACTACTCAATGGGGCGCTATGATCAAGCCGAACCCCTTTTAGTTCAGGCTTTGGAGATGAGAATGCAGCTGCTGGGTCACTACCATCCCGATGTGGCTCAAAGTCTCAACAACCTGGCTGGACTCTACTATAATCAGGGGCGCTGCCATGAGGCAGAACCCCTCTTTGTCAAGGCTTTGGAGATCAGAAAACACTGGCTGTGTGAGAACCATCCCGATGTAGCCACCAGTATCAATAACCTGGCATCACTCTACTTGTTAATGGGGCGCTACGATCAGGCAGAACCCCTCTATACGAAGGCATTGGAGATCAGAAAACACTGGCTAGGTGAGAACCATCCCGATGTGGCCGACAGTCTCAACAACCTGGCAGCACTCTACTACTCAATGGGGCGCTATGATCAGGCAAAACCCCTCTTTGTCCAGATATTGAATATGACAAAGCAGCTGCTGGGGGAGGAGCATCCTGATGTAGCATCCAGTCTCAACAACCTGGGTAGACTCTACGAAGCTCAGGGGCGATACCCTGAGGCAGAACCCCTCTATGTCCAGGCATTGGAGATCAGAAAGCAGCTGTTGGGTGAGAACCATCCCGATGTAGCCCAAAGTCTCAACAACCTGGCAGTACTCTACTACTCAATGGGGCAGTATGATCAGGTAGAACCCCTCTATGTCCAGGCATTGGAGATCAGAAAGCAGCTGTTGGGTGAGAACCATCCTGATGTAGCATCCAGTCTCAACAACCTGGCTGGACTCTACTATAATCAGGGGCTTTACCATGAAGCGGAACCTCTCTATGTCCAGGCATTGGAGATCAGAAAGCAGCTGTTGGGTGAGAACCATCCCGATGTAGCCCAAAGTCTCAACAACCTGGCATTACTCTACAGGTCAATGGGGCACTACGATCAGACCGAACCCCTCTTGGTGCAGGCATTGAAGATATATAAGCAGCTGCTGGGTCAAGACCATCCCCATGTAGCCAGTAGTCTCCACAACCTGGCATTTCTCTACCATGCTCAGGGGCGTTACCATGAAGCGGAACCCCTTTATGTCCAGGCTTTGGAGATTGCAGAACGGAAGTTAGGGTCAAATCATCCTAATACTGTAACCTTTCGTAAGAATCTGGAAAGATTGCGGGATGATTTGTCACAGTAA
- the ctpB gene encoding carboxyl-terminal processing protease CtpB, translated as MRQSLKNFPRLKRVLFTGAIATTAVWSWATPINGSSVVVAFQDSPKTIVDEVWQTVNRAYVDNTFNQVDWHATRHELLSRNYASKEEAYKAIRKALESLQDPYTRFLEPEQFQALTNQTVGELSGVGIRMEIEKQTETPLIIEPIENSPAFKAGIQAGDRILAVDSKSTKGLSLEDASGLIRGKVGTSVTLRIARPGQGIFEIQLTRAQIEIPSVRYSVKQEGNLRVGYISLNEFSSHAAEQMQRAISNLNQQKVNAYVLDLRGNPGGLLFSSIEIARMWMQEGEIVSTIDRIGGKQAYTANRTALTQLPLAILVDGNSASASEILTGALKDNKRATVIGSRTFGKAAVQSVHALSDGSGLTVTVSRYYLPSGEDISLKGIVPDIRQELTLEQRKLLSSQPGWRATSKDPQYGKAIAVLKSTTASGPGTLSQPINSGRVW; from the coding sequence ATGAGACAATCCCTGAAAAACTTCCCCCGACTCAAACGTGTTCTGTTCACTGGAGCGATCGCAACCACAGCAGTTTGGTCTTGGGCAACACCGATTAATGGTAGCTCTGTGGTTGTAGCATTTCAGGATAGCCCCAAAACGATTGTTGATGAAGTTTGGCAAACTGTAAATCGGGCATATGTCGATAACACCTTTAACCAAGTTGACTGGCACGCGACTAGACATGAACTTCTGAGCAGAAACTACGCTTCAAAAGAAGAAGCCTACAAAGCGATTAGGAAAGCCCTGGAAAGTTTGCAAGACCCCTACACCCGCTTTTTAGAGCCAGAACAGTTCCAAGCCTTGACAAACCAAACCGTTGGTGAACTGTCTGGTGTGGGTATTCGCATGGAAATAGAAAAGCAGACCGAAACCCCGTTAATCATTGAACCGATTGAAAATTCTCCAGCGTTTAAGGCAGGTATTCAAGCTGGGGATAGGATTTTAGCTGTAGATAGCAAATCTACCAAAGGGTTAAGTCTCGAAGATGCGTCGGGACTAATCCGGGGTAAAGTGGGAACATCAGTCACTCTGCGGATTGCTCGACCAGGACAGGGCATCTTTGAGATACAACTAACCCGAGCTCAGATAGAAATCCCCTCTGTTCGTTACAGCGTCAAGCAAGAAGGGAATCTGCGAGTGGGTTATATTAGCTTAAATGAATTTAGTTCCCATGCAGCTGAACAAATGCAACGGGCAATTAGCAACCTAAATCAGCAGAAGGTGAATGCTTATGTCCTAGATCTGCGAGGGAATCCAGGAGGATTACTTTTTTCCAGTATTGAAATTGCCCGGATGTGGATGCAAGAGGGAGAAATTGTTAGCACTATAGACCGGATCGGTGGCAAACAGGCATACACGGCTAATCGAACCGCCTTGACCCAACTGCCCTTAGCAATTCTAGTGGATGGTAACTCTGCTAGTGCTAGTGAGATTCTAACTGGTGCTCTCAAAGATAACAAACGCGCTACTGTTATCGGTTCTCGCACCTTTGGTAAAGCCGCTGTCCAGTCTGTCCATGCCTTATCCGATGGTTCGGGTTTAACAGTGACTGTCTCTCGTTACTACCTACCCAGTGGTGAAGATATTAGTTTGAAAGGAATTGTGCCCGATATTCGCCAAGAGTTGACCCTTGAGCAACGGAAACTGCTATCTAGTCAACCGGGATGGCGTGCCACTAGCAAGGATCCTCAATACGGAAAAGCGATCGCAGTTTTAAAGTCAACTACTGCCTCTGGGCCTGGAACCCTCAGTCAACCTATAAACTCAGGTAGGGTCTGGTAG